A genomic stretch from Mesomycoplasma neurolyticum includes:
- a CDS encoding HAD family hydrolase, producing MDKAIKSSFSIKKDVKVVFSDLDGTLLQSDKSISPNSIQTIIKLKNNNKLFGVATGRPYYFVKKEITLLKPDFPIISCNGALIFDYKLNKVIFYNSFTKDQVSLIWNILTKNNITFLVYQVDKMQGYHPEAKVSKWFKWVEDTIKSRDNEHKPEFVILNKEQQKNFLNQENKIVKFLMIKTDSNELDLEKALKELNEIPGIYAVQSHPEVVDIMRNESTKGTGIEMLAKKYNFDLNKTLVFGDESNDISMFEKAKYSVAMEQAPVNVKKVSTFITKSNDEDGIFHFVEKHFE from the coding sequence ATGGACAAAGCAATAAAAAGTAGTTTCAGCATAAAAAAAGATGTAAAAGTTGTTTTTTCCGATCTTGATGGTACACTTTTACAAAGTGATAAAAGTATTTCACCTAACAGCATCCAAACAATTATTAAGTTAAAAAACAATAATAAATTATTCGGTGTTGCTACAGGAAGACCATATTATTTTGTTAAGAAAGAAATCACTTTACTAAAACCAGATTTTCCAATTATTTCATGTAATGGAGCTTTGATTTTTGACTATAAATTAAACAAAGTGATTTTTTACAATAGTTTTACAAAAGATCAAGTTAGTTTAATTTGAAATATTTTAACTAAAAATAATATTACATTTTTAGTTTATCAAGTAGATAAAATGCAAGGTTATCATCCTGAAGCAAAAGTATCAAAATGATTTAAATGAGTTGAAGATACAATTAAAAGTCGTGATAATGAGCACAAACCAGAATTTGTTATTCTTAATAAAGAACAACAAAAAAATTTTTTAAATCAAGAAAATAAAATTGTTAAATTTTTAATGATTAAAACAGATAGTAATGAATTAGATTTAGAAAAAGCTTTAAAAGAACTTAATGAAATACCTGGGATTTATGCTGTTCAATCACACCCTGAAGTTGTTGATATAATGAGAAATGAATCAACAAAAGGTACAGGAATTGAAATGCTTGCTAAAAAATATAATTTTGACTTAAATAAAACTTTAGTTTTTGGTGATGAAAGCAATGATATTTCTATGTTTGAAAAAGCTAAATATTCTGTTGCAATGGAGCAAGCTCCTGTTAATGTAAAGAAAGTTTCTACTTTTATCACTAAATCAAATGATGAAGATGGAATTTTTCATTTTGTTGAAAAACACTTTGAGTAA
- a CDS encoding dUTP diphosphatase: MNFKDIFEFQKKLDQKFLEAMNQKKRFDGFHLKITLAIIVEIAEFANEIQSFKYWKNNKEIKKDKLLEEWADIIHFLSSLAIDQKLNSEIKKEVVSNDLDKQLSALFTSAINLKNNVNSENLLDTFQKTLGFLDLLNIKEQELVDAYFLKAKINLKRIETKY; the protein is encoded by the coding sequence ATGAATTTTAAAGACATATTTGAATTTCAAAAAAAACTTGATCAAAAGTTTTTAGAAGCAATGAATCAGAAAAAAAGATTTGATGGATTTCATCTCAAAATTACTTTAGCCATTATTGTAGAGATAGCTGAATTTGCAAACGAAATTCAATCATTTAAATATTGAAAAAACAACAAAGAAATTAAGAAAGATAAACTTTTAGAAGAATGAGCTGATATTATACATTTTCTTAGCTCATTAGCAATAGATCAAAAATTAAATTCAGAGATAAAAAAAGAAGTTGTAAGTAATGATTTAGATAAGCAATTAAGTGCTCTATTTACAAGTGCTATCAATTTAAAAAATAATGTTAATTCTGAAAATCTTTTAGATACCTTTCAAAAAACATTAGGATTTTTAGATTTATTAAATATAAAAGAGCAAGAATTGGTTGATGCTTATTTTTTAAAAGCAAAAATAAATTTAAAAAGAATTGAAACAAAATATTAA
- a CDS encoding L-ribulose-5-phosphate 4-epimerase, with amino-acid sequence MNKEEIELLKKEVFEANLLLHNYKLAIHTWGNVSGITKDRKYMVIKPSGVSYETMTYKDMVVVDLDNNIIDSKNNPSTDTPTHTLIYKNNPKIKGIVHTHSPYAVAWAQAGKNIPLFGTTHADNFYGPVPCTRELSDEEINGEYEHNTGLVILEHFIKNKIDFSAMPAVLVKEHGPFTWSDKSSKSAVDLALTLEEVAKMAFFTQIINPKKISANKTLQEKHYSRKHGVNSYYGQSNKK; translated from the coding sequence GTGAATAAAGAAGAAATAGAACTTTTAAAAAAAGAAGTTTTTGAAGCAAATTTACTTTTACACAATTATAAATTAGCAATTCATACATGAGGAAATGTTTCAGGTATTACTAAAGATCGTAAATATATGGTAATTAAACCTAGTGGTGTTAGTTATGAAACTATGACATATAAAGATATGGTTGTTGTTGATTTAGACAACAACATAATTGATTCAAAAAACAATCCTTCTACAGATACACCAACACATACATTAATTTATAAAAATAACCCTAAAATTAAAGGAATTGTTCATACTCATTCACCTTATGCTGTGGCCTGAGCACAAGCGGGAAAAAATATTCCACTATTTGGAACTACTCATGCTGATAATTTTTATGGTCCTGTGCCATGCACAAGAGAATTAAGTGATGAAGAAATAAATGGTGAATATGAGCATAATACAGGTTTGGTTATTTTAGAACATTTCATTAAAAACAAAATTGATTTTAGTGCAATGCCTGCTGTGCTTGTAAAAGAACATGGACCTTTTACTTGATCAGATAAAAGTTCAAAAAGTGCTGTGGACTTAGCACTAACACTTGAAGAAGTAGCTAAAATGGCTTTTTTTACTCAAATAATTAATCCAAAAAAAATTTCTGCAAATAAAACATTACAAGAAAAACATTATTCACGTAAGCACGGGGTAAATTCGTATTATGGACAAAGCAATAAAAAGTAG
- a CDS encoding PTS transporter subunit EIIC, translating into MLPIAILPIMGLLLGIGGAIGANDKSASGQEVANFFKGMSEIIFANLPVLFGASVVVSFTNKNRIYSTFMFLIAYLIFLSIQSVFIHYEKVQFDVEGQLFEKEQFKDIFYIYKKDTDKYIVGKTLGITSLQTSIFGGIIVGAIVVFVMNRWSNIQLPYYLGFFSGIKIVPMILIPIATILGLTFLLVWPLIGMVIATIGKWAAKTPGGIDGLAYGILGRSLMPLGLHHIVIAIAWQTKLGGNLDKNEIIKVASELKVLDSAEIKEFLNAFKEGKTTIEGDHNIWNFVNGLKINRLPYNNTGGSLPVFEWMAKYMNVYAGRFIQDYPIYLGAVQGLGLAMILAAYPKNRKKVAAIVGSSMLVAFLTGITEPLEFSFLFVAPLFYYIFYVPLSGLAYMFMKLAGSHIGVGFARGFIDFIIFGIVPYQKGTQFYWAIIFALIFAVISFFAFYFFIKKFDWKTPGRTEDEITLITKSKYNELKKQDDFLNKLINAYGGIDNIKNVTACATRLRIEVKAPELVNNSIFKQLGASGFIQKGTSTQAIFGNKAAILASEINDLYFKK; encoded by the coding sequence ATGCTTCCAATTGCTATATTACCAATTATGGGTTTACTTTTAGGAATTGGGGGAGCAATCGGTGCTAATGATAAGTCAGCTTCAGGACAAGAAGTTGCAAATTTTTTTAAAGGAATGTCAGAAATAATTTTTGCTAATTTACCTGTTTTATTTGGTGCATCTGTAGTTGTTTCATTTACAAATAAAAATAGAATTTATTCAACATTTATGTTTTTGATTGCATATTTAATTTTTCTATCTATTCAATCTGTTTTTATTCATTATGAAAAAGTACAATTTGATGTAGAAGGACAACTTTTTGAAAAAGAACAATTTAAAGATATTTTTTATATTTATAAAAAAGATACCGATAAATATATAGTTGGTAAAACGTTAGGAATTACTTCACTACAAACATCAATTTTTGGTGGAATTATTGTTGGTGCCATTGTTGTTTTTGTTATGAATCGTTGAAGTAATATTCAACTACCATATTACTTAGGATTTTTTTCAGGAATTAAAATTGTTCCAATGATATTAATTCCTATTGCAACAATTTTAGGATTAACTTTTCTTTTAGTTTGACCTTTAATTGGTATGGTAATTGCTACAATAGGAAAGTGAGCAGCTAAAACACCTGGTGGAATTGATGGTTTAGCTTATGGTATTTTAGGTAGAAGCTTAATGCCATTGGGTTTACATCATATTGTTATTGCAATAGCATGACAAACAAAACTAGGTGGAAATTTAGATAAAAATGAAATTATTAAAGTTGCTAGTGAACTAAAAGTTTTAGACAGTGCTGAAATTAAAGAATTTTTAAATGCTTTTAAAGAAGGTAAAACTACTATTGAAGGTGATCATAACATTTGAAACTTTGTTAATGGCCTTAAAATAAACCGTCTTCCTTATAATAACACAGGAGGTTCTTTACCTGTTTTTGAATGAATGGCTAAATATATGAATGTTTATGCTGGTAGATTTATTCAAGATTACCCTATATATTTAGGAGCGGTACAAGGTTTGGGATTAGCTATGATTTTAGCTGCTTACCCTAAAAATCGTAAAAAAGTTGCTGCAATAGTTGGTTCATCAATGTTAGTTGCATTTTTAACAGGCATTACAGAACCATTAGAGTTTTCATTTTTATTTGTTGCTCCATTGTTTTACTACATATTTTATGTACCATTATCAGGATTAGCTTATATGTTTATGAAACTTGCTGGTTCTCATATTGGTGTTGGTTTTGCAAGAGGATTTATTGATTTTATTATTTTTGGAATTGTGCCATATCAAAAAGGCACACAATTTTATTGAGCTATTATATTTGCCCTTATTTTTGCTGTTATTTCATTTTTTGCATTTTATTTTTTCATTAAAAAATTTGATTGAAAAACACCTGGAAGAACAGAAGATGAAATAACCTTAATAACTAAAAGTAAATATAATGAATTAAAAAAACAAGATGATTTTTTAAATAAATTAATAAATGCTTATGGTGGAATTGATAACATTAAAAATGTAACTGCATGTGCTACAAGATTAAGAATTGAAGTAAAAGCTCCAGAGTTAGTTAACAATTCAATTTTTAAACAACTAGGAGCTAGTGGCTTTATTCAAAAAGGCACATCAACACAAGCAATTTTTGGAAATAAAGCAGCTATTTTAGCTTCTGAAATTAATGATTTATATTTTAAAAAATAA
- a CDS encoding MPN499 family protein — protein MKTVIKINENIDGYWLVPQFWRVFASSISKSRLAKFRTLEDLFIQSQLAEKNAILSFNGDKNFENLNKCLKFKKIDFQINYKEWINLTKDSIIKFNIIENVVVHLDFKSFKHLYAGRVPFFNLEWYKKFYEEKKNFHDSNKLLHIKWRYFGWEIL, from the coding sequence ATGAAAACAGTGATCAAAATTAACGAAAATATTGATGGTTATTGATTAGTGCCACAATTTTGAAGAGTTTTTGCTTCATCAATTTCAAAATCAAGATTAGCTAAATTTAGAACTCTTGAAGATTTATTCATTCAAAGTCAATTAGCAGAAAAAAATGCAATTCTTTCTTTTAATGGTGATAAAAATTTTGAAAATTTAAATAAATGTTTAAAATTTAAAAAAATAGATTTTCAAATTAATTATAAAGAATGAATAAATCTTACTAAAGATTCGATTATTAAATTTAATATAATTGAGAATGTAGTTGTTCATTTAGATTTTAAAAGTTTTAAACATTTATATGCTGGAAGAGTTCCTTTTTTCAATCTAGAATGATATAAAAAATTTTATGAAGAAAAAAAGAATTTTCACGATTCAAATAAGTTATTGCATATTAAATGAAGATATTTTGGATGAGAAATTCTTTAA
- a CDS encoding NAD(P)/FAD-dependent oxidoreductase, whose amino-acid sequence MAKKYDVVIIGAGPAGMAAAVYASRGNLSVALIEKSAPGGKMVSQSKIENWPGDKMVVGGELSLRMYEHALAYGAEHLYGNVKEIKSISEFEKEVYLEDNSVIKAKAIIIASGMNERKPMDVENILKFEHHGVSYCVICDGPFYKNKPSIIIGGGNSAVEEGTFLASIASEVYIFVRDDKFNAEPMLIDELMKRENVKVYFNSKVLKLEGDENLEKAIVDINGEIKELKIASLFPYIGFVPATEFAKNLNILEPNGLIKVDKFQETNEKGIYAIGDVVLKEIRQIATATADGTIAGKILTNRLGKK is encoded by the coding sequence ATGGCAAAAAAATATGATGTTGTAATAATAGGAGCAGGTCCTGCTGGAATGGCTGCAGCAGTTTATGCTTCAAGGGGTAATTTATCTGTTGCACTAATCGAAAAAAGTGCTCCAGGTGGTAAAATGGTTTCTCAATCTAAAATTGAAAATTGACCAGGTGATAAAATGGTAGTTGGTGGTGAATTATCACTAAGAATGTATGAGCATGCACTTGCTTATGGTGCTGAACATTTATATGGTAATGTTAAAGAAATAAAATCAATTAGCGAATTTGAAAAAGAAGTTTATTTAGAAGATAATTCAGTTATTAAAGCAAAAGCAATAATAATTGCTTCAGGGATGAACGAAAGAAAACCAATGGATGTAGAAAATATCTTGAAATTTGAACATCATGGAGTTTCTTATTGTGTTATTTGTGATGGACCTTTTTACAAAAACAAACCTTCAATCATAATTGGTGGTGGTAATTCAGCTGTTGAAGAAGGAACATTTTTAGCTTCTATTGCTTCTGAAGTTTACATTTTTGTACGTGATGATAAATTTAATGCTGAACCAATGCTTATAGATGAATTAATGAAAAGAGAAAATGTTAAAGTTTACTTTAATTCTAAAGTATTAAAACTTGAAGGTGATGAAAACTTAGAAAAAGCAATTGTTGATATAAATGGAGAAATCAAAGAATTAAAAATTGCTTCCTTATTTCCATATATAGGTTTTGTTCCAGCAACAGAATTTGCAAAAAATCTTAACATTTTAGAACCTAATGGTTTAATTAAAGTAGATAAATTCCAAGAAACAAATGAAAAAGGAATTTATGCAATTGGTGATGTTGTTTTAAAAGAAATAAGACAGATAGCTACTGCAACTGCTGATGGAACAATTGCAGGAAAAATTTTAACCAATCGTTTAGGAAAAAAATAA
- the lgt gene encoding prolipoprotein diacylglyceryl transferase, with the protein MGLSSELLAKAPFLKDARPFQSGEAFWLIKGAIPIYSFMIFLGIIASIISIFFFWKREKLSLEHLYWLIIITVPTAIIGARLGFIFEQIIAGNAASLKNNWWNPRDGGLSVQWGVMISASCDLIYVMTKRKVLDYRKAMSYILPTILIGQAIGRWGNFTNHELYGKVDSDGSTVLWLGESIVKNMYIRDSVNTDGALRVPLFFYEFLTSIIGYILIVWILNLFNWLKPGTTGALYFVWYGIVRSSMEFLRQESYVFYFVISILYIIFGLTFASYYQFLGNYRFNFKEKKLEKVIRYKSEKRKWLNINWNYYQKLY; encoded by the coding sequence ATGGGATTAAGTAGTGAATTATTAGCTAAAGCACCTTTTTTAAAAGATGCAAGACCATTTCAAAGTGGTGAAGCTTTTTGATTAATAAAAGGAGCTATACCTATTTATAGCTTTATGATATTTTTAGGTATTATTGCTTCAATTATTTCGATATTTTTCTTTTGAAAAAGAGAAAAGTTGAGTTTAGAGCACTTATATTGACTTATCATTATAACTGTGCCAACTGCAATTATAGGTGCAAGACTAGGATTTATTTTTGAACAAATTATCGCTGGCAATGCAGCAAGTTTAAAAAATAACTGATGAAATCCAAGAGATGGAGGTCTTTCTGTTCAATGGGGGGTTATGATTTCTGCATCTTGTGATCTTATTTATGTAATGACAAAAAGAAAAGTGTTAGATTACAGAAAGGCAATGAGTTATATTTTACCAACCATTTTAATTGGTCAAGCAATTGGAAGATGAGGAAATTTTACTAATCATGAGCTTTATGGTAAAGTTGATAGCGATGGTTCAACTGTGTTGTGATTAGGCGAATCTATTGTTAAAAATATGTATATTAGAGATAGCGTTAATACTGATGGAGCACTAAGAGTTCCTTTGTTCTTTTATGAATTTTTAACATCTATTATTGGTTATATTTTAATAGTTTGAATTTTAAATTTATTCAACTGATTAAAACCAGGGACAACAGGAGCTTTATATTTTGTTTGATATGGAATAGTTAGAAGTTCAATGGAATTTTTAAGACAAGAATCTTATGTATTTTACTTTGTAATTTCAATTTTATATATAATTTTTGGTCTTACTTTTGCAAGTTATTATCAGTTTTTAGGAAATTATAGATTTAATTTTAAAGAAAAAAAACTTGAAAAAGTTATTAGATATAAAAGTGAAAAAAGAAAATGACTAAACATTAATTGAAATTATTATCAAAAACTTTATTAA
- the hprK gene encoding HPr(Ser) kinase/phosphatase, protein MKKISVKEIIKDFNLEVLNDFSEGYIKRPSIKRLGLLLGCGFSQETISLNLAAWGTDEAIFLESLEFNKRKKILNKIFKLKPPALLLSVGFIEKATEGLINELITISNQFAIPLVKSKEHLSTLMINIGTVLSEQFVDSVNVHGCAVVVNGIGVLIIGESGVGKSETVLELIQKGFTFVSDDTVTISRLGHMFIGKPAKITRDILEVRGIGLIDIRKIYGVSKISYKTKIDLVLELINYSNKTEFDRLGNDYLKYEILNSYIPKKNIPVNKGRTVSDLVVAAVNTFIAAKHGIDAVKKIQERIQEN, encoded by the coding sequence ATGAAAAAAATTAGTGTTAAAGAAATAATTAAGGATTTTAATTTAGAAGTTTTAAATGATTTTTCAGAAGGTTATATTAAAAGACCTTCAATCAAAAGATTAGGTTTATTACTTGGATGTGGTTTTTCACAAGAAACTATTTCTCTTAATTTAGCCGCTTGAGGAACAGATGAAGCAATTTTTCTAGAATCATTAGAATTCAACAAAAGAAAAAAAATATTAAATAAAATTTTCAAATTGAAGCCTCCCGCTTTATTATTATCTGTTGGTTTTATTGAAAAAGCAACAGAAGGATTAATTAACGAATTAATTACTATTTCAAATCAATTTGCAATTCCACTAGTTAAAAGTAAAGAACACTTATCAACTTTAATGATTAATATTGGTACAGTCTTAAGTGAGCAATTTGTTGATTCGGTAAATGTTCATGGTTGTGCTGTGGTTGTAAATGGTATTGGTGTTTTAATTATTGGAGAATCAGGTGTGGGAAAATCTGAAACAGTTTTAGAACTAATTCAAAAAGGTTTTACTTTTGTTAGTGATGATACAGTCACAATTTCAAGATTAGGACATATGTTTATTGGGAAACCTGCTAAAATAACAAGAGATATTTTGGAAGTAAGAGGTATTGGTTTAATTGACATTAGAAAAATTTATGGTGTTTCTAAAATTTCTTATAAAACAAAAATCGATTTAGTATTAGAATTAATAAACTACTCAAATAAAACAGAATTTGATCGTTTAGGTAATGATTATTTAAAATATGAAATTTTAAATAGTTATATCCCTAAAAAAAATATTCCTGTTAACAAAGGAAGAACTGTTTCTGATTTAGTAGTTGCAGCTGTAAATACTTTTATCGCTGCCAAACATGGCATTGATGCTGTAAAAAAAATTCAAGAAAGGATACAAGAAAACTAA
- the uvrA gene encoding excinuclease ABC subunit UvrA, producing MKNLQHFIKIKGAKENNLKNIDIEIPKNKFIVFTGVSGSGKSSLAFNTIYEEGKRRYVESLSSYARQFLGSTKKPDVLSIEGLSPTIAIEQKTTHNNPRSTVGTVTEIYDYLRLLYSKAGKPFCPRHKTAISSQTTKDILDSIYKFPIDSKLLILSPLVNNEKGSHQLLIAKLKKEGFVRLKIDDQIISLDDEINLEKNKKHNISIVVDRVTLTEENRSRISEAIDVAAKYSKGLINIEIIGQKTINFSKLQACQYGDFNMPKIETKLFSFNSPAGMCNECKGIGVKLKGDFNLLITNKNLSINEGAIVFFPITKTKGKKSLEYQEFEVLLNVYNISKTKPISQLSKKEIDIIKYGSDQELEYELYNDSGNVYSKFQKIEGIMDKIERKYLDTTSEEVRSWCRKFMSEFKCEKCKGARLNEYALAVKISELNIYELNNYAISDILNIIENIKISDFEQEVLKMVLNELKQRLGFLINVGLDYLTLNRKSETLSGGESQRIRLATQIGSNLTGVLYVLDEPSIGLHQKDNQKLIDSLKKMVDIGNTLIVVEHDEDTIIQADYIVDIGPYAGDNGGQVVAQGTFDEIIKAENSETAKYFSKQKEIEIPKKRRSGNGQFLIIRGAEENNLKKIDVKIPLNKFVTITGVSGSGKSTLINEILVKAIENKLLDKNIRVGKHKSIDGIFNVDKVIQITQSPIGRTPRSNPATYISVFDDIRDVFANLEESKARGYLKGKFSFNVSDGKCEKCFGDGQIKIEMHFLPDVYVICDFCEGTRYKPEILEIKYKNKNISDVLNMTVEQAYAFFKNRSKIALKLKTLVDVGLEYIKLGQSATTLSGGEAQRVKLAKYLQKKPTGKTIYVLDEPTTGLHIYDVQKLLNVLNNLVDNGDSVIIIEHNLELIKVSDYIIDLGPGGGKNGGSIIATGTPEAIASNPDSFTGQYLKKILVRNEKN from the coding sequence ATGAAAAATTTGCAGCATTTTATAAAAATTAAAGGAGCTAAAGAAAATAACTTAAAAAATATAGATATTGAAATACCTAAAAATAAATTTATTGTTTTTACAGGTGTTTCAGGTTCAGGCAAGTCTTCTTTAGCTTTTAATACAATTTATGAAGAAGGAAAAAGAAGGTATGTCGAGTCTTTAAGTTCTTATGCAAGACAGTTTTTAGGCTCAACCAAAAAACCCGATGTATTATCAATTGAGGGTTTATCACCAACTATTGCAATTGAACAAAAAACTACACACAATAATCCTAGATCTACAGTTGGAACAGTTACTGAAATTTATGATTATTTAAGACTTTTATATTCAAAAGCTGGTAAACCTTTTTGCCCTAGACATAAAACAGCTATCTCAAGTCAAACAACAAAAGATATTTTAGATTCTATATATAAATTTCCTATTGATTCAAAGCTTTTAATTTTATCACCTTTGGTTAATAATGAAAAAGGTAGTCACCAATTATTAATTGCTAAATTAAAAAAAGAAGGTTTTGTAAGGCTAAAAATTGATGATCAAATTATTTCATTAGATGACGAAATAAATTTAGAAAAAAACAAAAAGCATAATATTTCTATTGTTGTTGATAGAGTTACCCTAACAGAAGAAAATCGAAGCAGAATTTCAGAAGCAATTGATGTTGCTGCTAAATATTCAAAAGGATTAATTAATATTGAAATTATAGGACAAAAAACTATTAATTTTTCAAAACTCCAAGCATGTCAATATGGTGATTTTAATATGCCAAAAATTGAAACAAAACTTTTTTCATTCAACTCACCAGCTGGTATGTGTAATGAATGTAAGGGAATAGGAGTAAAGCTTAAAGGTGATTTTAATCTTCTAATTACAAACAAAAATTTATCAATTAATGAAGGAGCAATAGTATTTTTCCCTATAACTAAAACAAAAGGAAAAAAATCACTTGAATACCAAGAATTCGAAGTTTTACTAAATGTATATAATATTTCAAAAACAAAACCAATTAGTCAACTTTCAAAAAAAGAAATTGATATAATCAAATATGGTTCAGACCAAGAATTAGAATATGAACTATATAATGATAGTGGAAATGTCTATTCAAAATTTCAGAAAATAGAAGGTATTATGGATAAAATAGAAAGAAAATACCTAGATACAACTAGTGAGGAAGTTAGAAGTTGGTGCCGTAAATTTATGTCTGAATTTAAATGTGAAAAATGTAAGGGTGCAAGACTAAATGAATATGCATTAGCTGTAAAAATTAGTGAATTGAATATTTATGAATTAAATAATTATGCAATAAGTGATATTTTAAATATTATCGAAAACATAAAAATTAGTGATTTTGAACAAGAAGTTTTAAAAATGGTTTTAAACGAATTAAAACAACGACTTGGTTTTTTAATTAATGTAGGTTTAGATTACTTAACTTTGAATCGTAAATCTGAAACACTTTCCGGTGGCGAATCACAAAGAATAAGACTGGCTACTCAAATTGGTTCAAATTTAACAGGTGTTTTATATGTTTTGGATGAACCATCTATTGGACTTCATCAAAAAGATAATCAAAAATTAATTGACTCACTTAAAAAAATGGTTGATATAGGTAACACTTTGATTGTTGTAGAACATGATGAAGATACAATAATACAAGCTGATTATATAGTTGATATAGGACCTTATGCAGGTGATAATGGTGGTCAAGTAGTTGCTCAAGGTACATTTGATGAAATAATAAAAGCTGAAAATAGTGAAACAGCAAAATATTTTTCAAAACAAAAAGAAATTGAAATTCCAAAAAAAAGAAGAAGTGGTAATGGGCAATTTTTAATTATTAGAGGTGCTGAAGAAAACAATCTCAAAAAAATTGATGTTAAAATTCCTTTGAATAAATTTGTAACTATTACAGGGGTTTCAGGTTCTGGAAAAAGTACTTTAATTAATGAAATTTTAGTTAAAGCGATTGAAAATAAACTATTAGACAAAAACATTAGAGTTGGTAAACATAAATCTATTGATGGGATTTTTAATGTTGATAAAGTTATTCAAATAACTCAATCACCGATTGGTAGAACACCACGTTCTAACCCAGCTACATATATAAGTGTTTTTGATGATATAAGAGATGTCTTTGCTAATTTAGAAGAATCTAAAGCTAGAGGTTATTTAAAAGGTAAATTTTCTTTTAATGTTTCAGATGGAAAATGTGAAAAGTGTTTTGGTGATGGGCAAATTAAAATTGAAATGCACTTTTTACCAGATGTCTATGTAATTTGTGATTTTTGTGAAGGAACTAGATATAAACCTGAAATTTTAGAAATTAAATATAAAAACAAAAACATTTCTGATGTTTTGAATATGACTGTGGAACAAGCTTATGCTTTTTTTAAAAATCGTTCAAAAATTGCACTAAAACTTAAAACTTTAGTTGATGTGGGTCTTGAATATATTAAATTAGGTCAATCTGCCACAACATTATCTGGTGGTGAAGCTCAAAGAGTTAAATTAGCAAAATATCTCCAAAAAAAACCAACAGGAAAAACAATTTATGTTTTAGATGAGCCTACTACAGGACTACATATTTATGATGTTCAAAAATTACTTAATGTTTTAAATAATTTAGTTGATAATGGTGATAGTGTTATTATTATTGAGCATAATCTTGAATTAATAAAAGTTAGTGATTATATTATAGATTTAGGACCTGGGGGTGGAAAAAATGGTGGTAGCATTATTGCAACAGGAACTCCTGAAGCAATTGCTAGCAATCCCGATTCTTTTACAGGACAATATCTAAAGAAAATATTGGTGAGAAATGAAAAAAATTAG
- a CDS encoding L-ribulose-5-phosphate 3-epimerase, translating to MSSKNTEIKRLVGIYEKAINAKFDWEEKIQIAKKAGYDFIELSIDESNARLSRLDWDDKKINKLRNVLFYHNFYFNSMCLSAHRRFPFGSKDEKVREKAFEIMEKALILAKKLGIRIIQIAAYDVYYEKSNKVSKKRFIEGMKKAAQLAQKYSITLAFETMDTAFAGTITKCMNFLKEINMPNFYIYPDIGNLSQFTKDVENEITLASDKIVAFHFKDTTKKVFKKIEWGQGSVNFPKALRAIKKINFKGPMLIEMWSENKSDETLEENVDKLVKARKFYNLQWKKAKCE from the coding sequence ATGAGTTCAAAAAATACTGAAATTAAAAGACTTGTAGGTATTTATGAAAAAGCTATTAATGCTAAATTTGATTGAGAAGAAAAAATCCAAATAGCTAAAAAAGCAGGTTATGATTTTATTGAACTAAGCATTGATGAAAGTAATGCAAGATTAAGTCGTTTAGACTGAGATGATAAAAAAATTAATAAATTAAGAAATGTATTATTTTATCATAACTTTTATTTTAATTCTATGTGTTTGAGTGCTCATCGTCGTTTTCCTTTTGGTTCAAAAGATGAGAAAGTTAGAGAAAAAGCTTTCGAAATCATGGAAAAAGCTCTTATTTTAGCTAAAAAATTAGGAATAAGAATTATTCAAATTGCAGCATATGATGTTTATTATGAAAAATCCAATAAAGTATCAAAAAAACGCTTTATTGAAGGTATGAAAAAAGCTGCACAACTTGCCCAAAAATACAGCATTACACTTGCTTTTGAAACAATGGATACAGCTTTTGCAGGAACAATAACTAAGTGTATGAATTTTCTTAAAGAAATTAATATGCCTAATTTTTATATTTATCCTGATATTGGTAATTTATCTCAATTTACAAAAGATGTTGAAAATGAAATTACTCTTGCTAGTGATAAAATTGTTGCCTTCCATTTCAAAGATACAACAAAAAAAGTTTTTAAAAAAATAGAATGAGGCCAAGGAAGTGTTAATTTTCCTAAAGCACTTAGAGCAATTAAAAAAATTAACTTTAAAGGTCCGATGTTAATAGAGATGTGATCAGAAAACAAAAGTGATGAAACTTTGGAAGAAAATGTTGATAAATTAGTTAAAGCAAGAAAGTTTTATAATTTACAATGAAAGAAGGCTAAATGTGAATAA